From one Simplicispira suum genomic stretch:
- a CDS encoding ParB/RepB/Spo0J family partition protein: MNTVSHSEVQAVVAAAAAAASAPAQAEAITVPEVAPYELHLIALSKLRPSNRNVRKTGGTSIPSLASSIQRVGLLQNLTVTGSPGGESFEVVAGKRRLAALKLLAKRRRIGCDHPVPCLLVPDASARTVSLTENVQRVSMGAIEELRAWKALAAEGRAIEDIAADFGVTLLVVRRRLRLANVSPRLLVACEAGEVSIEQLMALAITDDHKAQEAVWFEAPQWQRSPDALREHLTRDEIDASRDPVARFVGVEAYEAAGGGIRRDLFADEQDGVFLTDAGLLGTLARDKLEAVAELVRAEGWGWVEAVPRATSAELHQLQRARPTRREPGKAETRRIAKLEAEQARIQDKLDDEYLSDDGAQALQEELDRLGDELDTIEQGLLVYAPGVVPLAGAVVSVDPMGAVVVHRGLLREEQAKALREQARQEAGEADAGGGGTETADAEPVGPGISEKLARRLSAHRTVALQAEVARRPRVALAALVHVLAHRVILDGYGAASINISASPQDRLSHMAPDIDESPAAQGLERVREAWVAQLPSDPEALFAELLAMEQEELLSLLALCVGRTVAAFASRETEVPAVALARAVGLDMHDWWTPTAAGYFDHVSKAKALEAVQVFAPGEVHRLAKLKKAQIASEAERLAAGSGWLPVMFRTPEEAAIEQADAEPEAEVGAEAETDVDAEGAEADAEEEAHATA, translated from the coding sequence ATGAACACCGTTTCCCATTCCGAAGTCCAGGCCGTAGTCGCTGCTGCGGCTGCCGCCGCCAGCGCCCCGGCGCAGGCCGAGGCCATCACCGTGCCGGAGGTGGCACCCTATGAACTGCACCTGATCGCGCTGTCCAAGCTGCGGCCATCGAATCGCAACGTGCGCAAGACCGGCGGCACCAGCATTCCCTCGCTCGCATCGAGCATCCAGCGCGTGGGGCTGTTGCAGAACCTGACCGTCACCGGCTCGCCCGGTGGCGAGTCTTTCGAGGTGGTGGCGGGCAAGCGGCGGCTGGCGGCCTTGAAGCTGCTGGCCAAGCGCCGCAGGATCGGGTGCGACCATCCGGTGCCCTGCCTGCTGGTGCCGGATGCCTCGGCGCGCACCGTGAGCCTGACGGAGAACGTGCAGCGGGTTTCGATGGGCGCCATCGAGGAATTGCGGGCCTGGAAGGCGCTGGCGGCCGAAGGCCGTGCCATCGAGGACATTGCGGCCGACTTCGGCGTCACGCTGCTGGTGGTGCGCAGGCGGCTGCGGCTCGCCAACGTCTCGCCCCGGCTGCTGGTCGCGTGCGAGGCCGGAGAGGTCTCCATCGAGCAGTTGATGGCGCTGGCGATCACGGATGACCACAAGGCCCAGGAGGCTGTGTGGTTCGAGGCCCCGCAGTGGCAGCGCAGCCCGGATGCGCTGCGCGAGCACCTGACGCGCGACGAGATCGACGCCAGCCGCGATCCGGTGGCGCGCTTCGTCGGGGTGGAGGCCTACGAGGCGGCGGGCGGCGGCATCCGGCGCGATCTGTTCGCGGATGAGCAGGACGGCGTGTTCCTCACTGATGCCGGATTGCTGGGCACGTTGGCGCGGGACAAGCTGGAAGCGGTGGCCGAATTGGTGCGAGCCGAGGGCTGGGGCTGGGTGGAGGCCGTGCCGCGTGCCACGTCGGCGGAACTGCACCAGTTGCAGCGGGCGCGGCCCACGCGCCGGGAGCCCGGCAAGGCCGAGACCAGGCGCATCGCCAAGCTGGAAGCCGAGCAGGCGCGCATTCAGGACAAGCTCGACGACGAGTACCTGTCCGACGATGGCGCGCAGGCGCTGCAGGAAGAACTCGACCGGCTGGGCGATGAACTGGACACCATAGAGCAGGGGCTGCTCGTGTACGCGCCAGGCGTGGTGCCGCTGGCCGGGGCTGTGGTGTCGGTCGATCCCATGGGCGCGGTGGTGGTGCATCGCGGGCTGCTGCGCGAGGAGCAGGCCAAGGCGCTGCGGGAGCAGGCGCGGCAGGAGGCCGGAGAAGCAGACGCCGGCGGCGGCGGCACCGAGACAGCCGATGCGGAGCCAGTGGGGCCGGGTATCTCGGAGAAATTGGCCCGGCGCCTGAGCGCGCACCGCACCGTGGCCTTGCAGGCCGAGGTCGCGCGGCGTCCCCGCGTGGCGCTGGCGGCCCTGGTGCACGTGCTGGCGCACCGAGTCATCCTTGACGGCTACGGCGCAGCGTCCATCAACATCAGCGCATCACCGCAGGACAGGCTGTCGCACATGGCACCGGACATTGACGAGTCCCCGGCGGCGCAGGGACTGGAAAGGGTGCGCGAGGCCTGGGTGGCGCAACTGCCGTCCGACCCCGAGGCGCTGTTCGCAGAACTGCTGGCGATGGAGCAGGAGGAACTGCTGTCTCTGCTGGCGCTGTGCGTGGGCCGCACCGTCGCGGCGTTCGCGTCGAGGGAGACCGAAGTGCCTGCCGTGGCGCTGGCCCGGGCCGTGGGGCTGGACATGCACGACTGGTGGACGCCCACGGCAGCGGGCTACTTCGACCACGTGTCCAAGGCCAAGGCGCTGGAGGCGGTGCAGGTGTTCGCGCCGGGTGAGGTACATCGCCTCGCCAAGCTCAAGAAGGCGCAGATCGCCTCCGAGGCCGAGCGGCTGGCAGCGGGTTCCGGGTGGCTTCCGGTGATGTTCAGGACGCCGGAAGAAGCGGCCATCGAGCAGGCTGATGCTGAACCGGAAGCAGAGGTAGGCGCCGAAGCCGAAACCGATGTGGACGCCGAAGGCGCGGAGGCTGACGCGGAGGAAGAAGCGCACGCCACGGCGTGA
- a CDS encoding DUF1780 domain-containing protein has protein sequence MSRSKARKPSAPAQPFIPDPPEPELGDDLFSRKFKHWREWHNAVDFLTNLHIDMDEAQVFCNPQDPPDVLYQGAAFEIKEIMDEGRRRHDEVKQARKNAFQHKDRANFTQASVIDLLPEDAGRLVVAQLESMAGRYHASVKSRTDLLFYVNKLEHWFDDGPMPSANLFEPYGWRSVSALIASGVSIVFYANASAPRFLQDNLGKVRRRYESFAIE, from the coding sequence ATGTCCCGTTCCAAAGCACGAAAGCCGTCCGCACCAGCGCAGCCCTTTATTCCTGATCCGCCCGAACCCGAGTTGGGCGATGACCTTTTCTCCAGGAAATTCAAGCACTGGCGCGAGTGGCACAACGCCGTCGATTTTCTGACCAACCTCCACATCGACATGGATGAAGCTCAGGTGTTCTGTAACCCCCAGGATCCGCCGGATGTTCTGTACCAAGGCGCTGCTTTCGAAATCAAGGAGATCATGGACGAAGGACGCCGGCGGCACGATGAAGTCAAACAGGCCCGAAAGAACGCTTTCCAACACAAGGATCGAGCCAACTTCACTCAGGCATCGGTCATCGACCTTTTGCCGGAAGATGCCGGGAGATTGGTCGTGGCGCAGCTGGAGAGCATGGCCGGGCGCTATCACGCGAGCGTGAAATCCCGTACGGATTTACTTTTCTACGTCAACAAATTGGAGCACTGGTTCGATGATGGCCCCATGCCCAGCGCTAATCTTTTCGAGCCCTACGGCTGGCGTTCAGTCTCCGCACTGATCGCCAGCGGCGTGAGCATCGTGTTCTATGCAAATGCTTCTGCGCCCCGGTTTCTCCAAGACAATCTGGGCAAAGTACGGCGACGGTACGAGAGTTTTGCGATCGAATAG
- a CDS encoding helix-turn-helix transcriptional regulator: protein MPLSAGFAQALHFFRIELSTDHLALPWSIVMKSHPPEPPSRPITSFPPGALVRTSDICRDPRRGYAGILPIDRSTWHRWVKSGKAPAGRCLAGTSTRVWEIEVVRSLGTMQ from the coding sequence ATGCCCCTCTCCGCTGGGTTCGCTCAAGCGCTCCACTTCTTCAGAATCGAGCTCAGTACGGATCACCTTGCCCTGCCTTGGAGCATCGTCATGAAGAGCCACCCGCCAGAGCCTCCCTCGCGACCCATCACCAGCTTTCCTCCTGGTGCGCTGGTGCGCACCTCGGACATCTGCCGAGACCCTCGGCGTGGCTACGCCGGCATCCTGCCAATCGACCGCAGCACCTGGCACCGCTGGGTCAAATCAGGCAAGGCGCCTGCCGGACGCTGCCTGGCAGGAACTTCGACCCGCGTCTGGGAAATTGAAGTAGTGCGTAGCCTGGGCACTATGCAGTGA
- a CDS encoding tyrosine-type recombinase/integrase translates to MADRSVNYALRAMVINAAKPRAKPYVLTDGGGLYVEVLATGSKVWRYSYRLGSRRPKLTIGQYPEIGIADARDKHAQLRALVVRGVDPIKFTREAEAQREAEDRARVSFASFAKQWIADTLFYRSESYRSQTIRLLDAYVNPTIGEKALVEVKPAHVLAIVEALKHVPTTADRCRALIQQIFNHAIRKLLVDSNPAVAIRGVIKVPPKTHHRHLSEKELAAFWKKVNMQHTAGAVTIYAAKLLMLTMVRKSELRLAKWEEFDLKEATWDIPVVRMKMRSPHRVYLSRQAVILLRELKKMTGHGEYVFPTRFFGGAGKPISDATLNHFIKRLDFGVPEFSPHGTRGTAATLLRENGFAREVVERLLAHQERSSVVAAYTHAEFADERRKALQWLADRIDAITA, encoded by the coding sequence ATGGCAGATCGCAGTGTCAACTACGCTCTTCGGGCTATGGTCATCAACGCGGCCAAGCCCAGGGCCAAGCCCTACGTTCTCACGGACGGTGGAGGGTTGTACGTCGAGGTACTGGCAACCGGATCGAAGGTTTGGCGCTACAGCTATCGGCTTGGCAGCCGCCGCCCCAAGTTGACGATTGGCCAGTATCCCGAAATCGGCATTGCCGATGCGCGCGACAAGCATGCTCAGTTGCGCGCGCTGGTGGTCAGGGGCGTAGATCCGATCAAGTTCACGCGAGAGGCTGAGGCCCAGCGGGAAGCAGAAGATCGGGCCCGAGTCTCGTTCGCTTCATTTGCCAAGCAGTGGATCGCCGATACCCTGTTTTATCGGTCAGAGAGCTACCGCAGTCAGACCATTCGTCTTCTGGATGCCTACGTGAACCCCACGATCGGAGAAAAAGCTCTAGTGGAAGTGAAACCGGCCCATGTGCTTGCCATCGTGGAGGCGCTCAAGCATGTACCAACGACGGCTGATCGCTGCCGGGCACTCATCCAGCAGATCTTCAACCATGCGATCCGAAAGCTGTTGGTGGACAGCAACCCGGCAGTGGCGATTCGGGGTGTCATCAAGGTGCCGCCCAAGACCCACCACCGTCATCTGTCGGAGAAGGAGTTGGCGGCGTTTTGGAAGAAGGTGAACATGCAGCACACGGCCGGCGCCGTGACCATTTATGCAGCCAAATTGCTCATGCTGACCATGGTGCGCAAATCGGAGCTGCGATTGGCGAAATGGGAGGAATTTGACCTGAAGGAGGCAACGTGGGACATCCCGGTGGTGCGGATGAAGATGCGCAGTCCACACCGCGTCTACCTGTCACGACAGGCGGTGATTTTGCTGCGGGAGTTGAAAAAAATGACTGGTCACGGCGAATATGTCTTCCCGACGCGCTTCTTTGGGGGAGCGGGCAAGCCGATCTCGGACGCCACCTTGAACCACTTCATCAAGCGCCTGGATTTCGGTGTCCCGGAGTTTTCACCTCACGGTACACGGGGGACGGCAGCAACGCTGCTGCGGGAAAACGGCTTTGCGCGGGAAGTGGTGGAGCGCTTGCTGGCGCATCAGGAGCGTAGCTCGGTGGTGGCGGCCTATACCCACGCCGAATTCGCCGACGAGCGGCGCAAGGCGTTACAGTGGTTGGCCGACCGTATCGATGCGATCACTGCATAG
- a CDS encoding ATPase: MDDKSYVSLEQRVCLVCGTSFDTGSLLLDKRLRASMKRHTTTGWGLCPEHQKLFDDGFVALVECDPERSGSPAGGRMKPEQAYRTGRVAHLRRTAFTQVFNVPIEDKQVCVFVEPGLIEQLQSMVAPAAN; the protein is encoded by the coding sequence ATGGACGACAAATCCTACGTTTCGCTGGAACAGCGCGTGTGCCTCGTGTGCGGCACTTCCTTCGACACCGGCAGCCTGCTGCTGGACAAGCGTCTGCGCGCGAGCATGAAGCGCCATACGACGACGGGCTGGGGGCTGTGCCCCGAGCACCAGAAGCTGTTCGATGACGGCTTCGTGGCGTTGGTCGAATGCGATCCCGAGCGCAGCGGCTCGCCGGCCGGTGGGCGCATGAAGCCCGAGCAGGCCTACCGCACTGGCCGCGTGGCGCATCTGCGGCGCACGGCGTTCACCCAAGTGTTCAATGTGCCGATCGAGGACAAGCAGGTTTGCGTATTCGTCGAGCCTGGGTTGATCGAGCAGTTGCAGTCGATGGTGGCGCCGGCGGCGAACTGA
- a CDS encoding helix-turn-helix domain-containing protein, whose translation MRKTKSSILEAVHETALGLHQAGAMDQVTLRGFERLCLPPVEPLRPEQIKQIRENSRVSQAVFARLLNTSTSTVQKWEIGQKRPTGTALKLLHLVQERGLEIVA comes from the coding sequence ATGCGCAAAACCAAATCGTCGATTCTTGAAGCGGTCCACGAGACGGCCTTGGGGCTGCATCAGGCCGGCGCGATGGATCAGGTCACGCTGCGCGGGTTCGAGCGCCTGTGCCTACCCCCGGTCGAGCCCTTGAGGCCCGAACAGATCAAGCAGATCCGCGAGAACTCAAGAGTCAGTCAGGCGGTCTTCGCTCGTCTTCTCAACACCAGTACCTCCACCGTCCAGAAGTGGGAAATCGGGCAGAAACGCCCTACGGGAACCGCTCTCAAACTGCTCCATCTGGTCCAGGAGCGCGGCCTGGAAATTGTGGCCTGA
- a CDS encoding response regulator, with the protein MIKILLVEDEQEKRRLISSALLSCEGITLDNIVRATDAHEAKRQISKQKFDLLILDINIPRRADDQIAVGGGLGKR; encoded by the coding sequence ATGATCAAGATACTACTAGTGGAAGATGAGCAGGAAAAACGCCGACTAATATCATCGGCGCTACTCTCTTGCGAAGGAATTACTCTCGACAACATCGTTCGCGCGACGGACGCGCATGAGGCAAAGCGGCAGATCAGCAAACAAAAGTTTGATTTACTTATACTCGATATCAACATCCCTCGGCGAGCTGATGATCAGATTGCCGTTGGAGGCGGCCTAGGGAAACGCTGA
- a CDS encoding DUF736 domain-containing protein: protein MAHIGTFTAQNGSYTGTVRTLTLNVKARIVPADKGSENAPDFRIVAAGGFDIGAGWRKVSRADRPYLSVTLDDPSFPATIYARLVEGEDGAHNLIWSRSKGD from the coding sequence ATGGCTCACATCGGCACTTTCACCGCACAGAACGGCAGCTACACCGGCACGGTCCGTACCCTCACGCTGAACGTGAAGGCCAGGATCGTTCCAGCCGACAAGGGCAGCGAGAACGCCCCGGACTTCCGCATCGTCGCCGCCGGCGGCTTCGACATCGGGGCCGGCTGGCGCAAGGTCAGCCGCGCGGACCGTCCCTACCTCTCGGTGACCCTGGATGACCCGTCGTTCCCCGCAACGATCTACGCTCGCCTGGTCGAAGGCGAGGACGGCGCGCACAACCTGATCTGGTCGCGCAGCAAGGGCGACTAA
- a CDS encoding IS5 family transposase — MKQISFATAEHQTKKRVTRREKFLAEMNQVVPWARLIEAVEPYYPTGKRGRPPIGLERMLRLYFVQQWYGLADEALEDAVSDSAAIRSFVGIDLGREEAPDATTVLKFRRRLEDNQLTEVMFSQINAHLSERGLMMREGTMVDATIINAPSSTKNERKERDPEMHQTKKRNQWYFGMKAHIGADADSGLVHSVHVTSANESDVAHTHELLHGQESEVFADAGYVGVEKREEIIKAQEAGDIQSDVKWNVAMGRAKLKGMAEGALKELTQALERVKAQIRARVEHPFHVVKNLFKHQKSRYKGLAKNGAQMFSLFGLANLVIAKKRLLALQAQGAS, encoded by the coding sequence ATGAAGCAGATCAGCTTTGCCACAGCCGAACACCAGACGAAGAAGCGGGTGACGCGACGCGAGAAGTTTCTCGCGGAGATGAACCAAGTGGTGCCGTGGGCCCGGTTGATCGAAGCCGTTGAGCCGTACTACCCCACGGGCAAGCGCGGCCGCCCACCCATTGGGCTCGAGCGCATGCTGCGCTTGTACTTTGTGCAGCAGTGGTACGGCTTGGCCGATGAAGCGCTGGAAGACGCGGTCAGCGACAGCGCTGCGATCCGCAGCTTTGTGGGCATTGACCTGGGGCGCGAAGAGGCGCCCGATGCCACAACGGTGTTGAAGTTTCGCCGCCGGCTGGAGGACAACCAGCTCACCGAGGTGATGTTTTCCCAGATCAACGCCCACCTGAGCGAGCGCGGTCTGATGATGCGCGAGGGCACGATGGTGGACGCCACCATCATCAATGCGCCGAGTTCGACCAAGAACGAACGCAAGGAGCGTGACCCCGAAATGCACCAAACCAAGAAGCGCAACCAGTGGTACTTCGGCATGAAGGCGCACATCGGCGCGGATGCTGACTCGGGCCTGGTGCATAGCGTGCATGTCACGTCGGCCAACGAATCCGATGTGGCCCACACGCATGAGTTGCTGCACGGACAAGAGAGTGAAGTGTTTGCCGATGCGGGCTACGTGGGTGTGGAAAAGCGCGAAGAGATCATCAAGGCCCAGGAGGCCGGAGACATCCAATCGGACGTCAAGTGGAACGTGGCCATGGGGCGGGCCAAACTCAAGGGTATGGCCGAGGGGGCACTCAAGGAACTCACGCAAGCGCTGGAGCGCGTTAAGGCGCAAATCAGGGCGCGGGTCGAGCACCCGTTCCATGTAGTGAAGAACTTGTTCAAGCACCAGAAGAGCCGCTACAAAGGCTTGGCCAAGAACGGCGCGCAGATGTTCAGCTTATTTGGCCTGGCCAATTTGGTGATCGCCAAGAAACGATTGCTGGCGTTGCAAGCCCAAGGAGCGTCTTGA
- a CDS encoding response regulator, whose translation MLIYIVEDDFLKANRLKALLNENIANIDCRIHGSFQSGLRAIQQATPDLVVLDMTLPTFDRAGSDREGRLRPLGGYDLMRKLVHHAVKVSVIVVTQLETFGEGADQVTFAELVDRCARDFPDIFRGAVYFRQSGSAWQHELLKLISPGQ comes from the coding sequence ATGCTTATCTACATTGTTGAGGATGACTTCCTCAAAGCCAATCGACTAAAGGCCCTCTTAAACGAAAATATCGCCAACATAGATTGCAGAATACACGGAAGTTTCCAAAGCGGCCTTAGGGCGATACAGCAGGCCACTCCGGACTTGGTCGTTTTGGACATGACGCTTCCTACATTTGACCGAGCAGGGAGTGATCGAGAAGGCCGACTCCGCCCCCTTGGCGGGTACGACTTAATGCGCAAACTTGTCCATCATGCCGTCAAAGTCTCAGTAATCGTTGTTACGCAGTTGGAAACGTTTGGCGAAGGAGCTGACCAAGTAACTTTTGCGGAGCTAGTAGACCGTTGTGCGCGCGACTTCCCCGACATCTTCCGCGGCGCCGTATATTTCAGGCAATCTGGCTCGGCATGGCAGCACGAGTTGCTAAAGCTAATTTCACCAGGACAATAA